Within Thermodesulfovibrionales bacterium, the genomic segment GGAACATTTCAAGACACACAAGAACGACCACCACTCGCGCCGCGGCCTTTTAAAGCTCGTCAGCCAGCGGAGGAGGCTCCTCGACTACCTTAAAGGGAGCAGCAAGGAGCGCTACAGTAAGGTTGTTGAACGTCTAGGTCTAAGGAAATAGGAGAACGATATCGATGACGAAAGTTGAGGTCGAGATCAGAGGGAAGAAACTTTCCCTCGAGACAGGTGAGATAGCGAAACAGTCTGACGGTGCGGTCGTTGTGCGATGCGGTGATACGGTGCTGCTCGCCACCGCTGTTGCGAATAAACAGGTTAAGGAAGGTCTCGATTTCTTTCCCTTGACCATGGACTATCAGGAAAAGACGTTTGCGGCAGGCAAGATACCTGGCGGATATTTCAAGAGGGAAGGCAGGCCCACGGAGAAGGAGGTACTCACGTCCCGCCTCATAGACCGTCCCATAAGACCGCTCTTCCCTGACGGGTTCCGTTCGGAGACGCAGGGAATTGTCTCCGTGCTTTCCTATGGTGAGGAGAACGTCTCCGACATCCTCGGGATAACGGGCATGTCGGCGGCTTTGACGATTTCCGATGTCCCCTTTCACGGACCCGTTGCCGCAGTCAGGGTCGGTTTGATAAACGATGATCTTATTATCAACCCCGATCTGTCGGAGTCAGACGGATTGAGACTGAATATCGTGGTCGCCGGCACGGACAGCGCCGTCCTCATGGTGGAAGGCGGTGCCTTAGAGGTGTCGGAGAAGATACTCCTCGATGCCATTGAATACGGCCATGCTGAGATCAAGCGGATCGTGGCGATTCAGAACGAACTGAGAACGCTCGTCGGAAAGCCGAAGAGACCTCTCGTGCAGAAGGCGGTCGATGAGGAGCTGCAGGCCGGCGTAAAGGCATATGTCCTCGATCGCATCAAGGAGCTCATATCCATCCCGG encodes:
- the pnp gene encoding polyribonucleotide nucleotidyltransferase, yielding MTKVEVEIRGKKLSLETGEIAKQSDGAVVVRCGDTVLLATAVANKQVKEGLDFFPLTMDYQEKTFAAGKIPGGYFKREGRPTEKEVLTSRLIDRPIRPLFPDGFRSETQGIVSVLSYGEENVSDILGITGMSAALTISDVPFHGPVAAVRVGLINDDLIINPDLSESDGLRLNIVVAGTDSAVLMVEGGALEVSEKILLDAIEYGHAEIKRIVAIQNELRTLVGKPKRPLVQKAVDEELQAGVKAYVLDRIKELISIPGKLRRQEALDMLLEDALKHFDAQEKGIAKEIANIFFDVEKELVRRMVLDEGIRADGRRPDEIRQITSRVGFLPRTHGSALFVRGETQALVAVTLGTADDEQKIETLEGETYKTFMLHYNFPPFSVGEVKPLRSPGRREIGHGALAERAMKAVIPPKEVFPYTIRIVSDILESNGSSSMATVCGSTLALMDGGVPIKAPVAGIAMGMIQEGDKTV
- the rpsO gene encoding 30S ribosomal protein S15 translates to MSLEKEKKQVLINEYKIHENDTGSPEVQIAILSERISYLTEHFKTHKNDHHSRRGLLKLVSQRRRLLDYLKGSSKERYSKVVERLGLRK